In a genomic window of Schistocerca gregaria isolate iqSchGreg1 chromosome 5, iqSchGreg1.2, whole genome shotgun sequence:
- the LOC126271895 gene encoding uncharacterized protein LOC126271895 yields MAASLGSESQPITVPPTTAAANLLSLAGDALCLAVTALRLRDQQPPQVSLSEVACHDCPDDCWIIINDRVYDITDFLSKHPGGEEILLEYAGRDASLAFQGIGHGPDMVAVLEPNLVGVLPPSERLFDANGRIRPVEL; encoded by the exons ATGGCCGCTTCTCTCGGCAGTGAAAGTCAGCCAATCACAGTTCCTCCCACCACG GCGGCGGCCAACCTGCTCTCGCTGGCTGGTGATGCGCTATGCCTCGCTGTGACCGCGCTGCGGCTCAGAGACCAACAGCCGCCACAGGTGTCTTTATCAGAAGTCGCCTGCCATGACTGCCCTGATGACTGCTGGATCATCATCAATGACCGCGTCTACGACATCACAGACTTCCTCTCCAAG CACCCCGGTGGCGAGGAGATTCTGCTGGAGTACGCAGGCCGCGACGCCAGCCTCGCCTTCCAGGGCATCGGCCACGGGCCGGACATGGtggccgtgctggagcccaacctAGTGGGCGTGTTGCCGCCCAGTGAGCGCCTCTTCGACGCCAACGGTCGCATCCGCCCTGTCGAGCTGTAA